The following coding sequences lie in one Miscanthus floridulus cultivar M001 chromosome 9, ASM1932011v1, whole genome shotgun sequence genomic window:
- the LOC136480938 gene encoding uncharacterized protein — translation MRKQGTTARGGVGAGRSRPPARTARVSCSRRAHTAEGGGITEGQRRLRPPARPLAPRRGRGRAPQARALAAPRSVSGRCGHGRHGARPGEEEEGDRRRRPAAAAVPARAVAAPVRVEFERERERERPTGEGERKAVEIERERERPMGEGERKLGEEPGTRSGSPSIYLAGRILMRSQGSRDEAAEKPDKAGEAASDGINFFFWTVDRQIGRLQEFRATWTVFPSGNHLRLV, via the coding sequence ATGCGGAAGCAGGGCACCACCGCCAGGGGTGGGGTCGGCGCTGGGCGCTCGCGACCTCCAGCACGGACAGCTAGGGTTTCCTGTAGCAGGCGAGCACACACAGCAGAGGGAGGAGGCATCACCGAGGGGCAGCGACGCCTGCGGCCACCGGCTCGCCCACTTGCGCCGCGCCGTGGCCGGGGACGGGCACCGCAGGCCCGCGCCCTGGCAGCACCTCGCTCCGTGAGCGGGCGGTGCGGGCACGGCCGGCACGGCGCGAGGCCAGGGGAAGAGGAGGAGggggacaggaggaggaggccggccgCAGCCGCCGTGCCcgcccgcgccgtcgccgccccTGTCCGCGTGGAGtttgagagggagagggagagggagagaccgacgggtgagggagagaggaaggccgtggagattgagagggagagggagagaccgatgggtgagggagagaggaagcTGGGAGAAGAACCTGGAACGAGAAGCGGAAGCCCAAGTATATATTTGGCAGGCCGGATTCTGATGAGAAGCCAGGGAAGCCGAGACGAAGCAGCTGAGAAGCCGGATAAAGCAGGAGAAGCTGCCTCCGACGGAATCAACTTCTTTTTTTGGACCGTTGATCGGCAGATCGGACGGCTGCAGGAATTTCGGGCGACGTGGACGGTGTTTCCTTCCGGAAACCACCTCCGGCTTGTATAG
- the LOC136484281 gene encoding uncharacterized protein isoform X1 encodes MALWNGLSQAATVAQLAGVDAGGLITMIVQAVQTVRRNREECQHLMHHVMMIGDLLQMLQQSETMQRPEIRRPLDGLEDTLRQAYTLVVSCQQSNTMYRFLMAGTQAQKFRDIRDRIDSYLRLYPLVSHIDTREFITRLYSRAHPSQPQASEEAPESSGSHVNPGSRFRTHGSASDYHGIEPVGVTAVTEPSVLEEQQTNGYDNAEVLPNTRHRFRWPFHWARRETTTLEYLQRLLGHEQAGGLTAFKFSELARSTNNFSSNNIIGSGGFGNVYKGILPSGVCVAVKTLSKHSYQGTPEFENEVYIISRLQHANIVKLLGCCIEGDNRILVYEYMARGNLRYIIDELRAGVSLAWPIRFRIVEGIVQGACYLHQHSRLRVIHGDLKPSNILLDCDITPRIGDFGMSVVLSSDEDEQETRPAGTLGYMDPVFCAHRHYLNQE; translated from the exons ATGGCACTATGGAACGGTCTCAGCCAGGCTGCCACCGTCGCACAGCTGGCTGGAGTCGACGCTGGTGGCCTCATCACCATGATTGTCCAGGCAGTGCAAACTGTTCGCCGGAACAGGGAGGAGTGCCAACACCTTATGCACCATGTCATGATGATCGGAGATCTCCTACAAATGCTTCAGCAGTCAGAGACCATGCAGCGCCCAGAGATCCGGAGACCGCTGGACGGATTGGAAGACACACTCCGGCAGGCGTACACGCTAGTCGTGTCCTGCCAGCAGAGCAACACCATGTATCGCTTCCTCATGGCAGGAACTCAAGCTCAGAAGTTCCGTGACATCCGAGATAGAATTGATTCATATCTCCGGCTCTACCCTTTGGTCAGCCACATCGACACAAGAGAGTTCATAACTAGACTTTACAGCCGTGCACATCCTTCCCAACCACAG GCTTCAGAAGAGGCGCCGGAGTCATCTGGGAGCCATGTCAACCCTGGCTCCCG TTTCAGGACCCATGGAAGTGCCTCTGATTACCATGGCATTGAACCAGTAGGAGTTACAGCAGTAACTGAGCCATCTGTGTTGGAAGAACAACAAACAAATG GCTATGACAATGCTGAAGTGTTGCCAAATACGAGGCATAGGTTTAGGTGGCCTTTTCATTGGGCTCGAAGGGAGACAACGACGCTTGAATACCTCCAGAGGCTCCTTGGTCATGAACAAGCAG GAGGGCTTACGGCTTTCAAGTTCTCCGAACTGGCTAGATCTACAAATAATTTCTCATCTAACAATATAATTGGAAGTGGTGGTTTTGGTAATGTTTACAAG GGCATATTGCCAAGTGGGGTTTGTGTTGCAGTAAAAACCCTAAGTAAACATTCCTATCAGGGCACACCTGAGTTTGAAAATGAGGTTTATATTATCTCAAGACTCCAGCATGCAAATATAGTTAAACTTCTGGGATGCTGCATTGAAGGGGACAATCGAATTTTAGTCTATGAATATATGGCAAGAGGAAATTTACGCTATATAATTGATG AGCTGAGAGCTGGTGTCTCGCTTGCCTGGCCTATACGATTTAGGATAGTTGAAGGTATTGTCCAAGGTGCTTGTTATCTACACCAACACTCCCGACTACGAGTAATTCATGGGGATCTAAAACCAAGTAATATTCTCTTGGATTGTGATATAACCCCTAGGATTGGTGATTTTGGAATGTCTGTAGTCTTAAGTTCAgatgaagatgagcaagagactAGGCCAGCCGGGACTCT TGGTTACATGGACCCTGTGTTTTGCGCACACAGGCATTATCTCAATCAAGAGTGA
- the LOC136484281 gene encoding uncharacterized protein isoform X5, whose product MALWNGLSQAATVAQLAGVDAGGLITMIVQAVQTVRRNREECQHLMHHVMMIGDLLQMLQQSETMQRPEIRRPLDGLEDTLRQAYTLVVSCQQSNTMYRFLMAGTQAQKFRDIRDRIDSYLRLYPLVSHIDTREFITRLYSRAHPSQPQASEEAPESSGSHVNPGSRFRTHGSASDYHGIEPVGVTAVTEPSVLEEQQTNGYDNAEVLPNTRHRFRWPFHWARRETTTLEYLQRLLGHEQAGGLTAFKFSELARSTNNFSSNNIIGSGGFGNVYKGILPSGVCVAVKTLSKHSYQGTPEFENEVYIISRLQHANIVKLLGCCIEGDNRILVYEYMARGNLRYIIDELRAGVSLAWPIRFRIVEGLVILECL is encoded by the exons ATGGCACTATGGAACGGTCTCAGCCAGGCTGCCACCGTCGCACAGCTGGCTGGAGTCGACGCTGGTGGCCTCATCACCATGATTGTCCAGGCAGTGCAAACTGTTCGCCGGAACAGGGAGGAGTGCCAACACCTTATGCACCATGTCATGATGATCGGAGATCTCCTACAAATGCTTCAGCAGTCAGAGACCATGCAGCGCCCAGAGATCCGGAGACCGCTGGACGGATTGGAAGACACACTCCGGCAGGCGTACACGCTAGTCGTGTCCTGCCAGCAGAGCAACACCATGTATCGCTTCCTCATGGCAGGAACTCAAGCTCAGAAGTTCCGTGACATCCGAGATAGAATTGATTCATATCTCCGGCTCTACCCTTTGGTCAGCCACATCGACACAAGAGAGTTCATAACTAGACTTTACAGCCGTGCACATCCTTCCCAACCACAG GCTTCAGAAGAGGCGCCGGAGTCATCTGGGAGCCATGTCAACCCTGGCTCCCG TTTCAGGACCCATGGAAGTGCCTCTGATTACCATGGCATTGAACCAGTAGGAGTTACAGCAGTAACTGAGCCATCTGTGTTGGAAGAACAACAAACAAATG GCTATGACAATGCTGAAGTGTTGCCAAATACGAGGCATAGGTTTAGGTGGCCTTTTCATTGGGCTCGAAGGGAGACAACGACGCTTGAATACCTCCAGAGGCTCCTTGGTCATGAACAAGCAG GAGGGCTTACGGCTTTCAAGTTCTCCGAACTGGCTAGATCTACAAATAATTTCTCATCTAACAATATAATTGGAAGTGGTGGTTTTGGTAATGTTTACAAG GGCATATTGCCAAGTGGGGTTTGTGTTGCAGTAAAAACCCTAAGTAAACATTCCTATCAGGGCACACCTGAGTTTGAAAATGAGGTTTATATTATCTCAAGACTCCAGCATGCAAATATAGTTAAACTTCTGGGATGCTGCATTGAAGGGGACAATCGAATTTTAGTCTATGAATATATGGCAAGAGGAAATTTACGCTATATAATTGATG AGCTGAGAGCTGGTGTCTCGCTTGCCTGGCCTATACGATTTAGGATAGTTGAAG GATTGGTGATTTTGGAATGTCTGTAG
- the LOC136484281 gene encoding cysteine-rich receptor-like protein kinase 5 isoform X3, producing the protein MALWNGLSQAATVAQLAGVDAGGLITMIVQAVQTVRRNREECQHLMHHVMMIGDLLQMLQQSETMQRPEIRRPLDGLEDTLRQAYTLVVSCQQSNTMYRFLMAGTQAQKFRDIRDRIDSYLRLYPLVSHIDTREFITRLYSRAHPSQPQASEEAPESSGSHVNPGSRFRTHGSASDYHGIEPVGVTAVTEPSVLEEQQTNGGLTAFKFSELARSTNNFSSNNIIGSGGFGNVYKGILPSGVCVAVKTLSKHSYQGTPEFENEVYIISRLQHANIVKLLGCCIEGDNRILVYEYMARGNLRYIIDELRAGVSLAWPIRFRIVEGIVQGACYLHQHSRLRVIHGDLKPSNILLDCDITPRIGDFGMSVVLSSDEDEQETRPAGTLGYMDPVFCAHRHYLNQE; encoded by the exons ATGGCACTATGGAACGGTCTCAGCCAGGCTGCCACCGTCGCACAGCTGGCTGGAGTCGACGCTGGTGGCCTCATCACCATGATTGTCCAGGCAGTGCAAACTGTTCGCCGGAACAGGGAGGAGTGCCAACACCTTATGCACCATGTCATGATGATCGGAGATCTCCTACAAATGCTTCAGCAGTCAGAGACCATGCAGCGCCCAGAGATCCGGAGACCGCTGGACGGATTGGAAGACACACTCCGGCAGGCGTACACGCTAGTCGTGTCCTGCCAGCAGAGCAACACCATGTATCGCTTCCTCATGGCAGGAACTCAAGCTCAGAAGTTCCGTGACATCCGAGATAGAATTGATTCATATCTCCGGCTCTACCCTTTGGTCAGCCACATCGACACAAGAGAGTTCATAACTAGACTTTACAGCCGTGCACATCCTTCCCAACCACAG GCTTCAGAAGAGGCGCCGGAGTCATCTGGGAGCCATGTCAACCCTGGCTCCCG TTTCAGGACCCATGGAAGTGCCTCTGATTACCATGGCATTGAACCAGTAGGAGTTACAGCAGTAACTGAGCCATCTGTGTTGGAAGAACAACAAACAAATG GAGGGCTTACGGCTTTCAAGTTCTCCGAACTGGCTAGATCTACAAATAATTTCTCATCTAACAATATAATTGGAAGTGGTGGTTTTGGTAATGTTTACAAG GGCATATTGCCAAGTGGGGTTTGTGTTGCAGTAAAAACCCTAAGTAAACATTCCTATCAGGGCACACCTGAGTTTGAAAATGAGGTTTATATTATCTCAAGACTCCAGCATGCAAATATAGTTAAACTTCTGGGATGCTGCATTGAAGGGGACAATCGAATTTTAGTCTATGAATATATGGCAAGAGGAAATTTACGCTATATAATTGATG AGCTGAGAGCTGGTGTCTCGCTTGCCTGGCCTATACGATTTAGGATAGTTGAAGGTATTGTCCAAGGTGCTTGTTATCTACACCAACACTCCCGACTACGAGTAATTCATGGGGATCTAAAACCAAGTAATATTCTCTTGGATTGTGATATAACCCCTAGGATTGGTGATTTTGGAATGTCTGTAGTCTTAAGTTCAgatgaagatgagcaagagactAGGCCAGCCGGGACTCT TGGTTACATGGACCCTGTGTTTTGCGCACACAGGCATTATCTCAATCAAGAGTGA
- the LOC136484281 gene encoding uncharacterized protein isoform X2: MALWNGLSQAATVAQLAGVDAGGLITMIVQAVQTVRRNREECQHLMHHVMMIGDLLQMLQQSETMQRPEIRRPLDGLEDTLRQAYTLVVSCQQSNTMYRFLMAGTQAQKFRDIRDRIDSYLRLYPLVSHIDTREFITRLYSRAHPSQPQASEEAPESSGSHVNPGSRTHGSASDYHGIEPVGVTAVTEPSVLEEQQTNGYDNAEVLPNTRHRFRWPFHWARRETTTLEYLQRLLGHEQAGGLTAFKFSELARSTNNFSSNNIIGSGGFGNVYKGILPSGVCVAVKTLSKHSYQGTPEFENEVYIISRLQHANIVKLLGCCIEGDNRILVYEYMARGNLRYIIDELRAGVSLAWPIRFRIVEGIVQGACYLHQHSRLRVIHGDLKPSNILLDCDITPRIGDFGMSVVLSSDEDEQETRPAGTLGYMDPVFCAHRHYLNQE, translated from the exons ATGGCACTATGGAACGGTCTCAGCCAGGCTGCCACCGTCGCACAGCTGGCTGGAGTCGACGCTGGTGGCCTCATCACCATGATTGTCCAGGCAGTGCAAACTGTTCGCCGGAACAGGGAGGAGTGCCAACACCTTATGCACCATGTCATGATGATCGGAGATCTCCTACAAATGCTTCAGCAGTCAGAGACCATGCAGCGCCCAGAGATCCGGAGACCGCTGGACGGATTGGAAGACACACTCCGGCAGGCGTACACGCTAGTCGTGTCCTGCCAGCAGAGCAACACCATGTATCGCTTCCTCATGGCAGGAACTCAAGCTCAGAAGTTCCGTGACATCCGAGATAGAATTGATTCATATCTCCGGCTCTACCCTTTGGTCAGCCACATCGACACAAGAGAGTTCATAACTAGACTTTACAGCCGTGCACATCCTTCCCAACCACAG GCTTCAGAAGAGGCGCCGGAGTCATCTGGGAGCCATGTCAACCCTGGCTCCCG GACCCATGGAAGTGCCTCTGATTACCATGGCATTGAACCAGTAGGAGTTACAGCAGTAACTGAGCCATCTGTGTTGGAAGAACAACAAACAAATG GCTATGACAATGCTGAAGTGTTGCCAAATACGAGGCATAGGTTTAGGTGGCCTTTTCATTGGGCTCGAAGGGAGACAACGACGCTTGAATACCTCCAGAGGCTCCTTGGTCATGAACAAGCAG GAGGGCTTACGGCTTTCAAGTTCTCCGAACTGGCTAGATCTACAAATAATTTCTCATCTAACAATATAATTGGAAGTGGTGGTTTTGGTAATGTTTACAAG GGCATATTGCCAAGTGGGGTTTGTGTTGCAGTAAAAACCCTAAGTAAACATTCCTATCAGGGCACACCTGAGTTTGAAAATGAGGTTTATATTATCTCAAGACTCCAGCATGCAAATATAGTTAAACTTCTGGGATGCTGCATTGAAGGGGACAATCGAATTTTAGTCTATGAATATATGGCAAGAGGAAATTTACGCTATATAATTGATG AGCTGAGAGCTGGTGTCTCGCTTGCCTGGCCTATACGATTTAGGATAGTTGAAGGTATTGTCCAAGGTGCTTGTTATCTACACCAACACTCCCGACTACGAGTAATTCATGGGGATCTAAAACCAAGTAATATTCTCTTGGATTGTGATATAACCCCTAGGATTGGTGATTTTGGAATGTCTGTAGTCTTAAGTTCAgatgaagatgagcaagagactAGGCCAGCCGGGACTCT TGGTTACATGGACCCTGTGTTTTGCGCACACAGGCATTATCTCAATCAAGAGTGA
- the LOC136484281 gene encoding cysteine-rich receptor-like protein kinase 5 isoform X4 — protein sequence MALWNGLSQAATVAQLAGVDAGGLITMIVQAVQTVRRNREECQHLMHHVMMIGDLLQMLQQSETMQRPEIRRPLDGLEDTLRQAYTLVVSCQQSNTMYRFLMAGTQAQKFRDIRDRIDSYLRLYPLVSHIDTREFITRLYSRAHPSQPQASEEAPESSGSHVNPGSRTHGSASDYHGIEPVGVTAVTEPSVLEEQQTNGGLTAFKFSELARSTNNFSSNNIIGSGGFGNVYKGILPSGVCVAVKTLSKHSYQGTPEFENEVYIISRLQHANIVKLLGCCIEGDNRILVYEYMARGNLRYIIDELRAGVSLAWPIRFRIVEGIVQGACYLHQHSRLRVIHGDLKPSNILLDCDITPRIGDFGMSVVLSSDEDEQETRPAGTLGYMDPVFCAHRHYLNQE from the exons ATGGCACTATGGAACGGTCTCAGCCAGGCTGCCACCGTCGCACAGCTGGCTGGAGTCGACGCTGGTGGCCTCATCACCATGATTGTCCAGGCAGTGCAAACTGTTCGCCGGAACAGGGAGGAGTGCCAACACCTTATGCACCATGTCATGATGATCGGAGATCTCCTACAAATGCTTCAGCAGTCAGAGACCATGCAGCGCCCAGAGATCCGGAGACCGCTGGACGGATTGGAAGACACACTCCGGCAGGCGTACACGCTAGTCGTGTCCTGCCAGCAGAGCAACACCATGTATCGCTTCCTCATGGCAGGAACTCAAGCTCAGAAGTTCCGTGACATCCGAGATAGAATTGATTCATATCTCCGGCTCTACCCTTTGGTCAGCCACATCGACACAAGAGAGTTCATAACTAGACTTTACAGCCGTGCACATCCTTCCCAACCACAG GCTTCAGAAGAGGCGCCGGAGTCATCTGGGAGCCATGTCAACCCTGGCTCCCG GACCCATGGAAGTGCCTCTGATTACCATGGCATTGAACCAGTAGGAGTTACAGCAGTAACTGAGCCATCTGTGTTGGAAGAACAACAAACAAATG GAGGGCTTACGGCTTTCAAGTTCTCCGAACTGGCTAGATCTACAAATAATTTCTCATCTAACAATATAATTGGAAGTGGTGGTTTTGGTAATGTTTACAAG GGCATATTGCCAAGTGGGGTTTGTGTTGCAGTAAAAACCCTAAGTAAACATTCCTATCAGGGCACACCTGAGTTTGAAAATGAGGTTTATATTATCTCAAGACTCCAGCATGCAAATATAGTTAAACTTCTGGGATGCTGCATTGAAGGGGACAATCGAATTTTAGTCTATGAATATATGGCAAGAGGAAATTTACGCTATATAATTGATG AGCTGAGAGCTGGTGTCTCGCTTGCCTGGCCTATACGATTTAGGATAGTTGAAGGTATTGTCCAAGGTGCTTGTTATCTACACCAACACTCCCGACTACGAGTAATTCATGGGGATCTAAAACCAAGTAATATTCTCTTGGATTGTGATATAACCCCTAGGATTGGTGATTTTGGAATGTCTGTAGTCTTAAGTTCAgatgaagatgagcaagagactAGGCCAGCCGGGACTCT TGGTTACATGGACCCTGTGTTTTGCGCACACAGGCATTATCTCAATCAAGAGTGA